The Dioscorea cayenensis subsp. rotundata cultivar TDr96_F1 unplaced genomic scaffold, TDr96_F1_v2_PseudoChromosome.rev07_lg8_w22 25.fasta BLBR01000237.1, whole genome shotgun sequence DNA window CAGACCAATCTTATTGCTTCTCTTCGAAAAATTTAAGGTTTCAGCTGACGTGTACATATTTAGAATCAGGATTTATCACCTTATAGGCCTTTGAGTGATCACTGTAGCCAATCAAAATAGCAGGAAATGACTTGGCATCAAACTTAGTTCTCATTTGTGAGTCAACATAACAATAGACCAAGCATCCAAACACCCGGAAGTGGTCCACACTTGGTTTAGAGCCAGTTAACACCTCAAACGGCGGCTGATGTTCCACTACCTTCGTCAGAGAGCAGTTGAGTATGTGGACAGCGGTGGCAACAGCTTCGGCCCAGTACTCCGACAGCATGCTTTTCTCTTTCAGCAGTGTTTGTGCCATCTCTGTTACGGTTTTGTTCTTACGTTCGGCAACACCGTTTTGTTCAGGTGTCCGAGTTACCGTCGGCTGATGAAGAATACCGGCAGCTTGACCAgaatgacttgaattcatgggaAGTGAATTCGCCTCCGCGATCACTGTGAAGGACCTTGATCGGAAGAAAGTATTGCTTTTCAACtaacaatttaaattgtttGAACTGCTAAAAGGTCTCTGACTTTCCCTAAATGAAATATACCCAACTAAACCGTGAGTAATCATCAGTCAATAAGAGAAAATATGTATTACCTCCGATGGATGGAGTATTCATAGGTCCAACCAAATCAGCATGAATAAGTTCCATAGGCGTAGTAGCTCGCCTTGTCACTTTCTTAGGAAACCCAACTAGAGTTTGCTTCCCCAAAGCACATGCTTCACAAGGATATTCATCAGTGATGATCGGAAGATTCAAGACCATATTATTCTTAGACAAATGCTTCAGCCTTCTCATGTTCATATGTCCATATCTCTAGTGCCAGAGATTTGAGACATCTTCATTTTGTTGAGCAAACATTGGCAGAGTTAACATCATCTCCTTCGAGTGGGAATAATCTATGAGTAGTCATGAGCACTTGAGCTACCTTCACCTTGGTGTTTGCTTCTGTGATGATGCATTCTCCTCCTGAGAATTTAACTTCATATCCTGAGGCCATCAATTGTCCCACACTTAGCAGGTTGTGTGCTAAGTTtggaacaaattaaacattatttagtGTAGTAATCCTTCCACTGTGTGACCGAAGTCTCATCTTGCCAACTCCCTCAACTTGCAGTGATTTTCCATCTCCCAATCTGATGGACTGAGTTGGAGTTGCTTCAAGACTCTCAAAGAGCTTCATCTCGCCTGACATATGGTTAGAGCAACCACTGTCAATCAACCAGGTTCCTCCAACTTTGTTTGTCTCATGACTAGTCACCACGAATGCCACCTCTTCACTTTCTTGCTTCTCTTCTTTTATAACATttgcttctttgtttttgtaCCAGCACTAGGCTTTAACATGCCCAAACTTCTTACACACAAAGCACTGTACTCCTTTGTGTTGCTTGATGCTATCCCCTTGATGAGATGATTCTCCATGTCTAAATTCTGAGCTTCTTCCACGCCCTCGACCGCGTCCTCTTCCCTTGGGAAAGTGACGACCTCTACCTCTTCCACCTCGGTGAGGATGATCACCGAATTGAGTTGAAATTCTCCCAACATGCAAGGCTCTCTCTTCTTCATGATGGCCATCTTCAATGTTCAAAATAGATTCATGGTGTTTTAGAGAACTGCTGAGTTGCTCAACAGTTAGTGTGTTCAAATCCTTGGCTTCAATGATTGAGTGAACAATTAGAGAAAATCTGGGAGTAAGACTTCTCAAGATCTTAGATATAACTGTCTTTTGAGGAAGAGCCTCCTTCATAATTCGAATTTGATAGCCAATGTCTAACACCCTGGTGATGAAATCTTGAACACACTCTCTTTGCTTCATATTGACTGCATAAAACTCCCTTTGAAGAGAATGTAGTTGGATTGTAATGTTGTTTGAATCTCCCTGAAATTTAGTCTTGATGATGTCCCAAGCTTCTTTAGCAGTTTTGGCTTCAGATATCCTCACAAGTATCTTTGGATCAAGGGCTCGCTAGGTCGGGTACATGGCCTTGGCATCTTTCTTGAGACTTTCATTTATTCTAATTGTATCTCCTTCTTCACTAAAGCCTTTTTCAACTAGTTTCCATAGATCCTTTGATCTAAACATAGTCTTCATCATCAGAGCCCAAAGGTTATAGTTGTCACCTTTGAAGTAGGGAACATCAGCATCCTTTGCTGAAGAGCTTGACATCTTCTACTAccttctctgataccactgtcaGGATCAAAGGCAAAAATTAGTATTGTTTGAATATGCTTGCAGACTCAACAATAACACTCTCTGGATTAACACATCAAAGGGGAGCTAATATCATTATTGCATCTAATCAAACTTCATACATCATATTGAACATAAAGACTGATAATTTAGACCATGACTAACAGTACAACATATAAGTGAACTCAACAACCAAACATAAACATCAAACATAACTAACAAAGCTTCAATTAACTGACTCCAAAATATGCCATGATAATCAATTGATCTTCCCAATATATCAGTAATAGACACCACTACTGATTGTGAGCAAACTGTAGATACTCTGATCACTATTCTCCAACACTCTTCAATCATCATCAGGTTCATCTGGAAAAAAAATGGAGCCAAGAACTTGGAGAACGTTGTCTATAGGCTGCCAACTCTCATTCCTCCAGTGATTTCACATCAACTCCGTGAATTAACTAAGCAGCTTGCTCAAGTTGAACGCAATCAGcaatgtttgaaaattttcaagtgGGTGGGATATATTCTTTCCTTAACTGACTACTGATAATAGTGCATTTGTTCTTCATATCATGAgactataaacaaaaaataaaaataaaattacaaaattgccatCTTCCTTCAAGCTGGTTTATAATACTCTAGTCTAGAGGATGGATATTTATAGTTGAGGTTTAATAAGAAAATATctaatgataatctccatcATCTGATGCTTTAGTTGAACAATCCTCGATTGGATTACATCCCTAGGAGCTGGAATCATATTGCCATTACTCTTGTAGCTCATGGTACCAGACAGATCCCTTTATTCTTGTTTCACAGAGGGATGGAGAAGCCTCGTTGGTTGACGAAGCCCATTCAAGatgttggttttttatttttaacttgttttgGTTAGTTATTTTGgtgtatttattttgtattccCTTTTCAGTTTCTATCCCTGAACTTCtttgtatctttcttcttttttcaataaatagttGCAGCTGCAGTtccttttgtcaaaaaaaataaaaaaaaatttgtatggcagactttacttttgtttatctTGTATAATTTAAAGATTCATTTATATTAGAAGTTATAAGGTTAAGAAACCTGCACCATTTTAATCTTTTCTCCTTCAACTTTCTTCCAGCATGAGTTGTTTTTgctgattttgtttctttgccaTTCAGAGTAGCTCGTTCCTTGGCTTTAGAAAGGAACCTTGAAAAATCAGGAGTTGAGAAGCCAGATGAAGTTGACTTACAGAAGATAAAATTGGATGTGCTGGTAAAGAAAATTGGGGAATGGATACAAGCTATGCTAATTGCagtaaggattttttttttaattccaaagTCGGCTGTTATGTCTATAATGCTTTCCTGTCCAATCAGCTTGTTGTGCTTGATACAGGTCAAAGTGCTCTTTGTTGCTGAACAAAAAGTTTCTGATCAAATTTTTGATGACATTCATTACATCAAGGATCAATGTTTTGCAGAAGTAACTTTAAATAGTATGACAATACTGCTTAATTTTGGAGATACTATTGCTAAGAGTGAAAGATCATCCGAGAAATTATTTGTTCTTCTGGACATGGATGAAGTTATGTTTTTGACAAATAGAGCAAGCATctaaaagaacaacaaaaagagaacaaaacaCGATTAGAAGTTTAAATCATGAGCAGCTAGGAGGTCGTCGAGCCAATTTGGGCGATCCATCCCACGAAAGAAAAGGGACAGATGAGGATTCAATCTTCCAAAGCTTGCAAGTGCAGCGACAAAGTTTTCCTCCCTGGGTATTGTTTCAATAGAGATGTTGGGGCACCGAGCAAGGATAGACTTCAAATTCAAAAGTTCCATGTTGATGTGCCAAGCAATACAGGCGTTGTAGTGCTTCACCAAATGAGCTATCCCCGGACAATCACAGTAGAGACGAGACGGAGCCAAGCCATTGGAGAGACATGTCTGAAGAGCGAAGATCACAGTAGTCAATTCAGCTTTGATTGGGGAATCCAAAGTCAAGCCATGAGCTCCTGCAATCATAACATAGTTTGAGTTAAGTAAAATAAGGAATTCTAAACCTACAGAATTTGTTGTAGCACACCAAGATGCGTCAGTGTATATTGTGATAGTGCATGAATTTGAGCAAAGTTTAGGATTCTCCCTGAAGGTTTTGCTGTTGAAGTGGGAACAAAGAGACCAAGCTTATGGGATAATCAGTCTAGCATTCAGTCTGTGtcttctaaaaattatattacacCTTTACTTCCATATAAGCCAGACCATCGTAGCAATTAAAGCTTTAGCTCGAGAATCAAACAAATCTAAGAGCCAAGAACATGAGCTAAGATCAGGAATCAAATTCATGTCAAGGCCAAGATTAGCAAATAATTCATACCAGCAGTAAATTATTTTGGAGCATTTCCAGAAAAGATGATCAGCTGTTTTCGATTCCAAACCACACAGAGGACAAGGGTTATTTGGACCAATGTTAAGATTATAAAGGTAATTCCCAATTGGAAGTTTCCCATGAGCCAGCTTCCAGATATGCATCTTAATGCGGGGCATCACAGGAAGACGCCAGATGGCCATCCAACCCTTCCATAAACCAGGAGAAGAAACGTCAGTGTTGATAGAATCATAAACAGCAGAGGAAATGGAAGTTTTACCATACTGAAGATTCCAGATCCAAAGATTAGGATCAACcctattgatttttattttgccAATCGCTTCCCAATCCAGGGAGCTACCAaacaaagtctccaaagaatttGCGCAAAAGCCATTTGAATCAAGAAGGTCATTAAAATGAATATCATCCAAATCCAGGGCCATATTAAGCAAAGTAGGCTTCTGAGCGAGAGGGAGGTCAAAAATGCAAGTATCTTTCCACAGATTAACCATGTTAGGATTACAAGATAGAAGTTTAAAATGGTGTTTTAAAGCATTAGCAGAATTGCATATAGATTTATAAAACCAGGAAGAGTTCGGAATAGAAACCGAATTCCAATAATGGCAATCATTATACTTGAATTTGAAAATGTCCACCCAAATTTTGTCATCAAAATTAAGGATAGAAAAAATATTCTTAGCCATAAGAGAGTGATTTACAGCCCTAAGATTTCAAATGCCAAGCCCCCTCGGACTTACTAAGTATAGTAACTGTCCATCCTATAGAGTGAAAGCCATGTCTATTGATGTTCCTACCCTGGAGGAAATTCGAGCAAGCTTCGCGACACAATCCAAAATGGAGACAGGTAATTTCATCACCGATAGAATATAGTTAGGGATAGAGAAGACAATACTGTTCAAAAGGACAGAGTAGCAGCGAAGCAGAGATTGTAGAGTGATTCCAGGCTTAGATAATGTTTCTCACTTTGCTGGGAATGGATTGGAGCTGATTAATCATCAATCTTCTAGGGGATATGGGAATGCCAAGATAGATAAAAGGAAATGAGCCCATGTTAATGCCCAAAATTCTAGAGATGGCAATTGCCAGCTTAGGATTACACCAAGAAGGAACATAGATGGCAGACTTCAACAAGCTAGGCTTTTGGCCAGTAAGGGTTTGATAAAGATTTAGACACATTTGACAATTTCTAGCAGATCTCCTAGAAGCAGTAGTAACAAGGATTAGATCATCCGCAAACATCAAGTGGTTAAACATTCCTAGGAAGAAGGCTATTAAAACCAGGGACAAGGTCAAGGGTGAGGGCTTTATTAAGAATAGCAGTGAGATTTTGGGAGacaagaagaaatagaagaggGGATATGGGATCCCCCTGACGAACCCCACGGCTACTTTTAAACCAAGAAGTCTGTTGGCCATTAACAATAAGTGAAAAAGATGCAGAAGAAAGACAAGCCTAAATCCACATAATCCACACATCAGGGAAAAGCATCCTCCGGGAGGGATAGCAACAATGGCAGACCACTCTACTGTATCAAatgctttttcaatgtcaattttgcaaatcatcctaggggggtacCAATCTGGGTCTCCAAGCTATGAGCAATTTCCTGGGCTacgataatattatcaaaagcgCCACGCCCAGGAATAAAACTGCTCTGTTCTGAGCCAATTAAGGTGTGAATCACTCTCTTAAGACGATTGGCAAGCATTTTAGTGATGACTTTATAACAAACGTTACAAAGAGAAATGGGCCGGAAGTCAGTAACAGAAATAGGATTGGGTTTCTTAGGAATAAGGGCAACAAAGGTTCTACCCAAGAGGGAGGAAGGTGCCCATGGATGAAGTTATGTTGGAACTTCAAGTTGAGGTAAACAGTATGTAAGAGCACTTTCTAATTATATTTGCTTCTAAGTAAATAATAGTACCAAAATCCATGTAGAGTAAATTCTTTTTAGTGAAGAAACTTATATCTATGCATTAGTCATCCTTCTTGCAGAACAATGTTGAATATCTGGGAATTATCCAGGAATTCTCAAATAAAGATATTGTTAATTACAATCTTGCTATTCTTTCCATTTTGCCACTTCATTTTAAGAATTATATGGGCTGATTTAAgagttaaattttgtttatctaTCATTGCCTGAAAATTAATTGTAATCTTGCTTCTTAAATTGACTACTTGGATTGAAACAATTTTCAGTGGTGACATGTGCTCCAAGATCAGAGATTCTACATGGGGTTTGACAACATGTTTAGCACAGGCAGCTGGTGAAACCTTTTGATACTTCTGAGGGATCTGTTGGAAGTgatttaacaaaaacaacatgTTTTGATGGAAGTGTTCACCCTTTGACTCGCTATGTTATCAATTACATGAAGTACTTTTTTGAGTAAACTTCACCATAAAGCCTTTTCAGCTATATTTGAtcctttctttaatttatgatCTAAAGTAATGCTTGGGATACAGTGGACATAATTCTGAAATTGTGCTGCCTCTGCTCTGTATCCATTCATTCTTTTCCCATCAACCTAGTTCTGCTACTATTTTTATGTCTATCCATCGCCGCTGCTATTTATTTCTATTGTCTATGATATCTGGTGTGAAATGCCAAGACACTGTAGAGTTGACCTTGTTAGTACTTCTCTAGTTGTTGAATGGCTCTAGTTTGTTGTGTTAATGCATACATTATCTTACAGAATTATGCATTTGTATGTCCAGGGACAAGTCAACATTTGAACAGCTCCAGGACTCCCAAAATCAAGGAAAATTTCCAATTTCGGCATGTGATTGTGAGGGTTCTGCAAGATCTTGAGTTTAATCTTGATATGAAATCCAAGCAATATAGTGATCCTGCTCTTGGTCCCTTCTTTTTGATGAATAATATCCACTATATGTCAAAATTTATAAGACGGTATGACCTTGCTAAATTTAAACTGAACATTAATATCATGGTATGAACAATAGGAGGAACTTGTTTCTTTACTTTGTATATATTCAAGTTGAACTGGTGATAACAGCATAGACCAAAGCAATCACAGGCTCATTGTTTCAAAAATTGTAGTGAAAAATAGGTAAGGAAAGTGTGGACCCCGCCCAAAGCttgattagattaaaaaaaaaaaaacattgtttcCCCCACTTATTCCCTATCCTTTTGTCATGTGGCTCTCCAATCTAGTGGTAATGAGGAATTCCCGGAGGAATTCATGGGTTTCCATCACATCTGTGCCTTTGATATTTAAGCCTTTtaacttcattgtttttttcttcttctcttgtgcttcttcttcatttctttgtcTTGTAAGGGAGGTTGCTAGCTAGAAGATTTTTGAAGCTTGGTTTTCAGCTTCGCTATCTTTTCAACACTCTCTTTTCCAGCCATCGTAGTAAGCCCCTAGCCATTCTTGGTTAAATTCTTTTTAGTAGTGTTGTTTTTTTGGTAACTAAAAAAACCATGACTTTTTTTCTCTATCCTTTGATTAGCTTGCCATGTTTTTGTGGAATAGCATGTTAGctctttttatttagaaaccttGGCATGTTGATGGGTAAATTCGGAGTTGTTCATGCTTGTTGTTCTCTTAGTTCATAGCTcaaaattgttgttgaaatccTTGGAGCTTAGTGTTAGCTCAAGGGCTTGTGCTTAACCATCCTTGTTTTGAGAAAGGTTTGGCCTTGGCATTAGTTTAATGAGTGTTAAGTTGCTTGTTTCTTGCTCACCCCAAGCATGGTGGAGATTTTTGGACCTTATTTGAGGGTAGAACCAACATGCTAAAAGCCTTGCATATTGTGTATgtttccatgtatatatatatatgtgtgtgtgtgtgtgtgtgtgtttttatatatgtattggttGTATAAGTAGATATGTTTTTTCTCTCTTAGTTTGGTTCTACAACTATGTTGTTGGTGGAGTGGTTTTGTAAAGTTGATAGCATTATTGTGTTAATGTGTCTAAAGACTAGAGCTTggttgtgaatctgcagaaatgtttttggtgttaatggtttgcatattttttgtttttattagtcAAGACATTGTAAGAGAATGAGGGAAGTTTTGTAGTGGAATGTGTTTAGAATTGGATGGTGGAGATGTTCTCATCAAGTTAAAATATTAGTTCAAGGCAAATGTCAAATGAGTGGAGgttaagcattggatcactttaaatttaatcatgttaattatttaagctTTTAGGGTGTGTTTTAAATTCCTGCATGAGTGCATGCAAGAcaattattgtcatttatttgtttatctttttttatttttttattttttggtttctcTCTCTAGAGAATGTAAAAGTTACTTGATGAGTGTTTAAACTTGCGGTTAgtgtaattttgttttaactatGGTAAATCGTTGGGTTTTAAGATTGTTTTAGGGAGTGGCATTGGATCTCATTTTTGGGCTTAAGCTAATATCAGGTAAATAATCTACCGATAACTCCGTATTTTCagcatttgagaaattattttattctgtaaaataattatctagtattttgttattttattttgaatatctattattttgttaatattgaaattatttatctggaatatgtattttgaggtattttctttaattaattatttctatttagttgttgacttggtaaatctaaattggtgtaatgctaattaaataattgctattctttttaacttggttattaatttattatttatactaagtgTGTGGTTACATTCAAACGATTACTTCGACATTTGTAAAATTCGTTTGTTTGTAGCCATGGGTTGATGATTCTGCTATCTTTTGAATTGACTTAGTcaattcctttatttatttatttatttatataagcatttaatttagttttgaaggagctggtgttttgaataatttttaaatacttcatgtgcttaaatttttttatatttcatttatggttatcgatttatttttccctaaagtgagatttttgatatttattagtatttatgaatatatatgaacttcagaaaatttttagaaattttctgaacTTGTACTGCTAAAATATTTTGTATCCCGAATATTTTTGATCTCGCAAATGAGCGATATACAACCCCATTAGTGGGGGGCTAAACCCACGACCTTGTcaacaagtaattttgggaaaaatgaGATCGAGTTttgcaccgtgtccgttcggtgaaataatcaacgaccaCCGGTATTCGAGTCTCGGGTcatcgagggtaaataaatgatatctcATTATTTTTGGCTCGGATcatcaccgaggataaacaaatgacctttggcacttacggtgaatttggagacatactcttgaattggttattttttgggtttgccctttttgatttttgaatttcgcaaaaaaacacaaatatttgtccCGCCTTGAAATTTTTACGTATTTTTTTATATCGTATTTCTGGGTTTTGAATTCCggtaaatcatatttgtaaatattctttattagaatatttcactttgtatttttgttttgtttaaattatgttttgaagacaTATTCTCATTTTCTGGCGAATAATTATTCATGATTCGAAACTCGGtattctttttgatttttagttatcttgaatagcgttactacttgagaactatacctctgttgaaccatttatttttgtatttgttttaaactatgtttaaactttgaattattcttaatatccGAATTCGAGATTTATAAAAGCTCgttgttttaaaacaatttatggattacttatcgggctagtgagctcatggatttgtttttaaatcctttttcggATCAAGAGTGGTAGACCGTGGTGGATCTTGAAAGATCGCATGCAGATGTTGCTTGTCCTGTGTAAATTTGTAGTCCTTGTCATTGTCTATCACTATGTCCCTcagtatttttgtatttttggactTCGTATCCCGATTTTGTGTactttgtagagtttgtaatcCCAGTAACTCGGTTGGGTTATTATAGTTTTACCTGCCCCTGGATCGatttttgaggccttgcaggcctatggggctcacgccttgtgggtctgcggccgtttgtctgcaCACCAGGTCtggtgagccgggttcggggcgtgacagaaagtgtcattcatttcattttatttttgggtgtTTACTATTGACAATTGCATGAAACCAAGTGAAAAAAAGACAGACATTATAGTCATTATCAAGTATATATTTAATCAATTTATAATTGTTCCTACCATTTTCAGATTCAAGTCTTTCACTGCGCTATTTGATGAGCTTCATCAAAAATACTGTCAATAGGTCATCTCTGATGCCGAATGACATGAATCTTTGAAGCTCTCTGTTTCTGAGATTCTATTGCCTTCATTTTGAAACTTTTACAAGCATATCGggtacattatttattttatcaaatagaCTTCTCAACCAATTAATagcccttaatttttttttcaagatcaCCATGCAATATTCAGTAAACCAATTTATGTTAAACCACTTCTTGTTACTTTCCAGGTCTAAACTTAAACCCGCCGACCTTGACAAATTCAAGAAATACAGCCTGGAAGACATTGAAAACAAGCTAGAAGACCTTTTCCATGGAAAGCCACCGAGTGAAACAAAAGCAGTGAAGACCATAACAGAGTGAATAACAAAGTAATATTActattcatttataatttttttgcacATATTTATACCTTCAATTTGTACAATTCATTCATTAATCCTCAATAAATGAACCACATTAAAGGTGGCCAAATATTTGCAGAAATAGTAGGCAGTTGCAGTTCCTACTTCtacatatatatacctatatatatttctatatgttAGGATGTGCGGCTGGTAGAAGAAGCAAAAATTAAGAGAGGATAGCAAAAACAATGCAGGATAATATTAGTTGAAGCCTTCCATTCATATTGGCTTCCATACATGACATACTTGGTAGTTATAACTACCCAACAAAATCTGACCAATTACAGCCATCATAATAGCTAAGAACTTAACCATTCAAACTCCTACA harbors:
- the LOC120253896 gene encoding uncharacterized protein LOC120253896, giving the protein MSSSSAKDADVPYFKGDNYNLWALMMKTMFRSKDLWKLVEKGFSEEGDTIRINESLKKDAKAMEFYAVNMKQRECVQDFITRVLDIGYQIRIMKEALPQKTVISKILRSLTPRFSLIVHSIIEAKDLNTLTVEQLSSSLKHHESILNIEDGHHEEERALHVGRISTQFGDHPHRGGRGEMKLFESLEATPTQSIRLGDGKSLQVEGVGYEVKFSGGECIITEANTKVKRYGHMNMRRLKHLSKNNMVLNLPIITDEYPCEACALGKQTLVGFPKKVTRRATTPMELIHADLVGPMNTPSIGGNTYFLLLTDDYSRFSWLKSNTFFRSRSFTVIAEANSLPMNSSHSGQAAGILHQPTVTRTPEQNGVAERKNKTVTEMAQTLLKEKSMLSEYWAEAVATAVHILNCSLTKVVEHQPPFEVLTGSKPSVDHFRVFGCLVYCYVDSQMRTKFDAKSFPAILIGYSDHSKAYKTMRRHVIVTCIQLMEIGLNLCRPHILMNDWIHNMLSTLPPVNSFSKQEKKKEKNLRRDPVTYNEAVKDEE